Proteins encoded in a region of the Streptomyces liliiviolaceus genome:
- a CDS encoding Gfo/Idh/MocA family protein: MRTARDATTSKTTEHTEHEHTEHESIEHEDIAHESTEHRGAPHERRSAVPLDGRRIRAAVIGTGAIASGSHLPALAALAAEGEVEIVAAVDIDAAAVKRFCADGGVPHGYTDLDRMLAEQRPDLVSICTPPTLHREQTVAALRAGAWVWCEKPPVPTLADFDAVEAQEGTDGGPYASIVFQHRFGSGARHVRRLIADRAMGRPLVAHCQTTWYRDAAYYAVPWRGKWETEGGGPAMGHGIHQMDLLLDLLGPWSEVRAMAGRLVHDVQTEDVSTALVRFESGALATVVNSVLSPDEVSRIRIDCERATVELTHLYGHSNDNWRITPAPDAPAEDVAAWQDFGADVPSSHLAQLCDLVASMRAGERPRSSGADGRTSLELITALYKSAFTDATVRAGEIGPGDPYYTALHGGAPGWDPATPATPAAHATHEEASA; the protein is encoded by the coding sequence ATGCGTACTGCCCGCGACGCCACCACCAGCAAGACGACCGAGCACACCGAGCACGAGCACACCGAGCACGAGAGCATCGAGCACGAGGACATCGCACACGAGAGCACGGAGCACCGCGGCGCCCCGCACGAGCGGCGGTCCGCGGTCCCGCTCGACGGCCGCCGCATCAGGGCCGCCGTCATCGGCACCGGGGCCATCGCCTCCGGCAGCCATCTGCCCGCGCTCGCCGCCCTCGCCGCCGAGGGCGAGGTGGAGATCGTCGCCGCGGTCGACATCGACGCCGCCGCGGTCAAGCGCTTCTGCGCCGACGGCGGTGTCCCGCACGGCTACACCGATCTCGACCGGATGCTGGCGGAACAGCGCCCGGACCTCGTCTCCATCTGCACCCCGCCGACCCTGCACCGCGAGCAGACCGTCGCCGCGCTGCGCGCCGGTGCCTGGGTGTGGTGCGAGAAACCGCCGGTGCCGACCCTCGCCGACTTCGACGCCGTGGAGGCCCAGGAGGGCACCGACGGCGGCCCCTACGCCTCCATCGTCTTCCAGCACCGCTTCGGCTCCGGCGCGCGGCACGTACGCCGTCTGATCGCCGACCGGGCCATGGGACGGCCTCTCGTGGCCCACTGCCAGACCACCTGGTACCGCGACGCCGCCTACTACGCCGTGCCCTGGCGCGGAAAGTGGGAGACCGAGGGCGGCGGCCCCGCCATGGGCCACGGCATCCACCAGATGGACCTCCTGCTGGACCTGCTCGGACCGTGGAGCGAGGTGCGGGCCATGGCCGGACGCCTGGTGCACGACGTGCAGACGGAGGACGTCTCCACCGCCCTCGTGCGCTTCGAGAGCGGTGCGCTCGCAACCGTGGTGAACAGCGTCCTCAGCCCGGACGAAGTCAGCCGCATCCGGATCGACTGCGAGCGCGCGACGGTCGAGCTGACCCACCTCTACGGGCACAGCAACGACAACTGGCGGATCACCCCGGCGCCGGACGCGCCCGCCGAGGACGTGGCGGCCTGGCAGGACTTTGGCGCGGACGTGCCCAGTTCGCACCTGGCCCAGCTGTGCGACCTCGTCGCGAGCATGCGCGCGGGGGAGCGTCCGCGCAGCAGCGGCGCCGACGGGCGGACCAGCCTCGAACTGATCACCGCGCTCTACAAGTCGGCGTTCACGGACGCGACCGTCCGCGCCGGCGAGATCGGCCCCGGCGACCCCTACTACACGGCCCTGCACGGGGGCGCGCCCGGCTGGGATCCCGCGACACCCGCGACACCTGCCGCGCACGCCACGCACGAGGAGGCATCGGCATGA
- a CDS encoding undecaprenyl-diphosphate phosphatase: protein MSWFESLILGLVQGLTEFLPISSSAHLRLTAAFAGWEDPGAAFTAITQIGTEIAVLIYFRKDIARIISAWSRSLVNKSMRSDHDAQMGWLVIVGSIPIGVLGLTLKDQIEGPFRDLRVTATMLIVMGVILGVADRLAARDETGGKHRAAVERKSLKDLSVKDGLIYGFCQAMALVPGVSRSGATISGGLLMGYTREAAARYSFLLAVPAVLASGAFELKDASEGGHVSWGPTIFATVIAFVVGYAVIAWFMKFITTKSFMPFVYYRVLLGIVIIVLVATGALSPHAAESSG from the coding sequence ATGTCTTGGTTTGAATCCCTCATCCTCGGGCTCGTCCAGGGGCTGACCGAGTTCCTGCCCATCTCCTCCAGCGCGCACCTGCGGCTCACCGCGGCGTTCGCCGGCTGGGAGGACCCGGGAGCGGCCTTCACGGCGATCACGCAGATCGGCACGGAGATCGCGGTGCTGATCTACTTCCGCAAGGACATCGCGCGGATCATCTCGGCCTGGTCCCGCTCGCTCGTGAACAAGTCGATGCGCAGCGACCACGACGCCCAGATGGGCTGGCTGGTGATCGTCGGCTCGATCCCGATCGGCGTGCTGGGCCTCACCCTCAAGGACCAGATCGAGGGGCCGTTCCGCGATCTGCGCGTCACCGCGACCATGCTGATCGTGATGGGCGTCATCCTGGGCGTCGCCGACCGGCTCGCGGCACGCGACGAGACCGGCGGGAAGCACCGGGCCGCGGTCGAGCGCAAGTCGCTCAAGGACCTGAGCGTGAAGGACGGCCTGATCTACGGCTTCTGCCAGGCGATGGCCCTCGTCCCGGGCGTGTCCCGCTCCGGCGCCACCATCAGCGGCGGCCTCCTCATGGGCTACACCCGTGAGGCCGCGGCCCGTTACTCGTTCCTGCTGGCCGTCCCGGCGGTGCTCGCGTCCGGCGCGTTCGAGCTGAAGGACGCCAGCGAGGGCGGCCATGTCTCGTGGGGCCCCACGATCTTCGCGACGGTCATCGCCTTCGTGGTGGGTTACGCGGTCATCGCGTGGTTCATGAAGTTCATCACGACGAAGAGCTTCATGCCGTTCGTCTACTACCGCGTCCTGCTCGGCATCGTGATCATCGTGCTGGTCGCCACCGGCGCACTGAGCCCGCACGCGGCGGAGTCGTCGGGCTGA
- a CDS encoding carboxymuconolactone decarboxylase family protein — MKQRIDGITPPYDPESERALRRWMPPGVTQEPLMLFKVLERHPDLASRMRELGASLLVHGLLPDADRELVIFRVAARCDCAYEWGAHVVAYAEAADLTPEQIPLTVTGAPDDPVWTPRQSALLAAVDQLHDTARLTDEAWTALRDHLGEQEALEFLVLAGWYRTIAYVLNGLRIEREPWAEAFPTE; from the coding sequence ATGAAGCAACGCATCGACGGCATCACGCCGCCCTACGATCCCGAGTCCGAACGCGCCTTACGCCGCTGGATGCCACCGGGCGTCACCCAGGAACCCCTGATGCTCTTCAAGGTCCTGGAACGCCACCCCGACCTCGCCTCCCGCATGCGGGAACTCGGCGCGAGCCTGCTCGTCCACGGCCTGCTCCCCGACGCCGACCGCGAACTGGTCATCTTCCGGGTGGCGGCACGCTGCGACTGCGCCTACGAGTGGGGCGCCCACGTGGTGGCGTACGCCGAGGCCGCGGACCTGACTCCGGAGCAGATCCCCCTGACGGTGACCGGCGCCCCGGACGATCCGGTCTGGACGCCCCGTCAGAGCGCGCTCCTGGCGGCCGTCGACCAGCTCCACGACACGGCCCGCCTCACCGACGAGGCCTGGACCGCGCTCCGCGACCACCTCGGGGAACAGGAAGCCCTGGAGTTCCTCGTCCTGGCGGGCTGGTACCGCACCATCGCGTACGTGCTCAACGGGCTGCGGATCGAACGCGAACCCTGGGCCGAGGCCTTCCCGACCGAGTGA
- a CDS encoding winged helix-turn-helix transcriptional regulator, translated as MAALDLLGRRWTLRVVWELHRGGAPVGFRDLQRRCDAMSSSVLSARLAELREAGIATPTDGASWRLTPLGDDLVTAMGPLLNWSRTWAERR; from the coding sequence ATGGCCGCGCTGGACCTGCTCGGCCGGCGCTGGACGCTCCGGGTGGTCTGGGAGCTCCACCGGGGCGGTGCGCCGGTCGGTTTCCGCGATCTGCAGCGGCGCTGCGACGCGATGTCCTCCAGCGTGCTGTCGGCCCGGCTCGCCGAACTCCGCGAGGCGGGGATCGCCACCCCCACGGACGGGGCGTCCTGGCGCCTCACCCCGCTGGGCGACGACCTGGTGACGGCTATGGGCCCTCTGCTCAACTGGTCCCGCACGTGGGCGGAGCGACGGTGA
- a CDS encoding NmrA family NAD(P)-binding protein, giving the protein MSAATPPGSVLVLGATGTTGGRVVSRLAGEGRRVKAAGRRATPVDGAEAVRFDWYDPATYAGALDGADRVYLVAPLDSATPADVMLPFLRQARASGVRRAVLLGSSAIPEGGPAVGQVHQALPGLFDEWAVLRPSWFMQNFTGDHMHARSVREEGVIVTAAGEGRVAFVDADDIAAVAVHALTDVRAPGTDLVITGPQALSHTEVATVLTEVTGRTVAHRPLTYEGMRDRLAASMPLEYAAMLAGMDRANAEGAEDRTTDTVRRLTGREPRTFRAHALAAIGGTGVAPPAPVA; this is encoded by the coding sequence ATGAGCGCGGCCACCCCACCCGGAAGCGTCCTCGTCCTCGGGGCCACCGGCACGACCGGCGGCCGCGTGGTCTCCCGCCTCGCGGGGGAGGGTCGCCGGGTCAAGGCGGCCGGGCGCCGGGCCACTCCGGTCGACGGCGCCGAGGCCGTGCGCTTCGACTGGTACGACCCGGCGACGTACGCAGGGGCGCTGGACGGCGCGGACCGTGTGTACCTGGTCGCGCCCCTGGACTCCGCCACCCCTGCCGACGTCATGCTGCCCTTCCTGCGGCAGGCGCGCGCGTCCGGAGTGCGCCGGGCGGTGCTCCTCGGCTCCTCCGCGATTCCCGAGGGCGGCCCGGCCGTCGGGCAGGTGCACCAGGCTCTGCCCGGTCTGTTCGACGAGTGGGCGGTGCTGCGGCCTTCCTGGTTCATGCAGAACTTCACGGGCGATCACATGCATGCGCGGAGCGTCCGCGAAGAGGGGGTCATCGTGACCGCGGCGGGCGAGGGGCGGGTGGCCTTCGTCGACGCCGACGACATCGCGGCCGTCGCCGTGCACGCGCTGACCGATGTGCGGGCCCCCGGCACCGATCTGGTCATCACCGGTCCGCAGGCGCTGAGTCACACCGAGGTCGCGACCGTCCTCACCGAGGTGACCGGGCGAACGGTCGCTCACCGACCGCTGACGTACGAGGGGATGAGGGACCGTCTGGCCGCCTCGATGCCGCTGGAGTACGCCGCGATGCTCGCCGGCATGGACCGGGCGAACGCGGAGGGTGCCGAGGACCGCACCACGGACACGGTCCGCCGCCTCACCGGCCGCGAACCACGCACCTTCCGCGCCCACGCACTCGCCGCGATCGGCGGTACGGGGGTGGCGCCACCGGCGCCTGTGGCGTGA
- a CDS encoding nuclear transport factor 2 family protein — protein sequence MLIDKDIAAWVGLWDDRGVLEFPFAPDGWPERLEGKAAVADYMRHYPDHIDLHDFPDVKIHETGDSGTIVVEMRGVGRVVETGKPFDMTYIAVVTVADGLITHYRDYWNPLAVSPGGATDFTRGDR from the coding sequence ATGCTGATCGACAAGGACATCGCGGCCTGGGTCGGTCTCTGGGACGACCGGGGTGTCCTTGAGTTCCCCTTCGCGCCCGACGGGTGGCCGGAGCGGCTGGAGGGCAAGGCCGCCGTCGCCGACTACATGCGTCACTATCCCGACCACATCGACCTGCACGACTTCCCCGACGTGAAGATCCACGAGACCGGCGACTCCGGGACGATCGTGGTGGAGATGCGCGGGGTCGGGCGGGTGGTGGAGACCGGGAAGCCGTTCGACATGACCTACATCGCCGTGGTGACGGTCGCCGACGGACTCATCACGCACTACCGCGACTACTGGAACCCCCTGGCCGTCTCCCCGGGTGGCGCGACCGACTTCACGCGGGGCGACCGATGA